GTGATGATCGACGGCGCGTCCGAGCCTCCTGCGCCGGCTTGCGGCGTCGCCACGGACTTGGCCGCGGCGCCGGCCGTGCTCGACGCCGCGGTCAGAGCGCCGACATTGGCCGAGGAGGCGCTGGTGGGCAGACCCGAAGCGCTGCCGCCGATGCTGATGTTGGATCCGTTCAGCACCGTCTGCGCGACGATGACGATATTGCCGCTGACCCTGATGCCTGCTGCGCCCGCGTCCACCGTGCCGCGCGGCGCCGACAGCACCGCGTTGGAAAGGCTCGGATCCTGCGTCGGCAGAGTGACGATGGCGCCGATGCCCGCGCCGGTGACGAGGCCCTGCGGATTGACCGCGCAATAGCCGGTCGCGTAATTGCAGACCTTGCTCAGCACCGGATTGGCGACATAGGTCTTCGGACCCGAGCCGGCGTCGATGTCGCCATTGCCGCTGAAGATCTCCACATTGCCGCCCTGCTGCGTCATCACGCGGCTCTGATTCACCAGCACGGTCTGATCCGTGTAGATGCGGATGGAGCCGCCGCGCAGCGTCAGAATGCCTTCCTCGTCCGGAGTCAGCGTGTCGCGGCCCGCCGAGCCGACTCGAATGCCGCCGACCGGGCCGATGATGTTGATGTCGCCGCCCGCCTGGGTCTCGATCAGCGAATAGGGCGTCACCAGGCGGCCGACCGCGGCGGGATCGTCGCGCTCGCTCTTCGGAAACAGAGTGTCGATCACGGCATAGGCGCGCGCGTAGGTTTGATAATAGGGGCTCGACGCATTGCCGTAATCGGTCACGACGCTGGTGAGGAAGGAGAGGAAGGCTTCGTCGACCAGCAGGCGCCGACGCGTCTCGGAGAGGCTCTGGAAGCTGCTCCACGCCGCCTCGCGCGACTGGCCGAGGCTCTTGGCGATGAAGGTGAGGAAGTCGACGCCGCCCGTCCCCGCCGAAGCGGGATCGACATAGAGCTTGATCGCCTGATCATAACGGAAGGAGAGAAGGGCCTCGTCGATCAGGAGATGCTGGCGCGCCGCCGAGAGGCTCTGGAAGCTGGTCCAGGCCGCCTCGCGCGTCTCGCCGAGGCTTGCCGAGATGTAGCTCAGCAAATCGACGCCGCTCGTCGCCGCCGATGCGGGATCGACATAGAGACGGGTCGCCTTGTCATAGTCGACCCCGCTGGCGACGCCATAGAGCACGAAGATGCTCGCTCCCTTGTCCGGGAGATAGCTGTGCAGCGTCGGCACGACGCCGTCCGCCAGAGCTCCCCCCGAGCCATTGCCGATCGTGTAGATCGAGAACACGCTGTCCGCGGAGGCGTTCAGCGGCCTGCGGATGTTGCGCCCCGCCTGCATCAGCAGCGCGCCGGGGCCATAGAGATGATAGGCGCCGCCGATGTCGCGGCCGGCGACGACGCTCGTCACATCCGTGTCGGTGAAATTGACGCCCGTGAAGGTGAAGTTGTCGGAGCCGATATCGCGGCCGACGCGAAGCTGCGTGGGCCGATCCACCGACAACGAGCCGTCGAGATCGACGCCGGCGCTGACGAGGACCGGCGCGCTCGTCGTCCACGCCGTCGGCGCGAGCGTGTAGGACGACAGGCCGAGCGGATTGACATAATTGGCTTCGTTGGTCGCCGATCCGACCACTGCGGCGGTCGGCGCGTCGAGCGTCAGATCGACATTGATCGAGCCAGCGGCGGCGAGCGTGAGGCTCGCCGAGTCGTGGCCGGCGTTGTCGGTCGGATAAGCGAGCATCATGCGCGCGTCTCCGGAGCCGATCGTCACATCGCCCTGCAACGCAGCGACCGAAAGGCTCGGAGGCAGTAGGGAAGAAGACGCGACGACGGTCGAGCTGTCCGGAAGCGTGTTGTCGACCGAAAGCGTCAACGCGTCGACATTGCCGGCGACGCTGACCAGCGAGAGGCCCGCGCGCGCGCCATAGCTCGTGAAGCTGCTGCCCCAAAGCAGATTGTCCGCGCCGTCGAAGCCGGGCAGCAGCGCGTTCGGCGTGAGGCTCTGAACGTAGGTGAGGAGATCGGGATCGGATTGCCGCGTCGTCGTCGGATCGAGCAGCGTTCCGAGCGTGAGATCGCCCTTGGCGACGACGGAAATATAACCCTCCTGCACGGCGAGCAGCAGCGGACGGCTGGTCGCGCTCTCGTCGCCGACGATCGGATTGTCGGTCGTCGCCTGCACGGAGCCGCCGATCTCGATGCGGCCCGCGCCGCGTCCGACGAGAAAGGCGCTGGAGTTCAGATCGCCGCCCGCCTGCACGAGCAGATTGCCGCCGCCGTAAGTGATCGCATGAGCGGGATCGGCGGCGGTGAATCCGCCGGCGACCAGCATCGTCTGCGGCAGAGAAGCGGAGACGTCGATGATGTCGCGGCCGGCGCGCAGCGTGATGTCGCCGCCGCCGAGCGCGCCGAATTGCTGGAAGAAGGTCGCGTAATTGACATAGGCCGCCGTCTGGCAGGCGGTCGCGGCGCCGGCGCAACCGGAGAAGGGCGTGCCGTCGCCGTCCGAATTGCCATAATGGATGAACCAGTCCCCCCAGCTCTCGCTCTCCAGCGCCGAGGCTACCCCGATGATCGATCCGCCGGCGTTCACGACGACCGAGCCGCCGCCCGTCCCCCAGGCGGGCGTGGACAGAAGTCCGGTAGGATTGGCGAGATAGGCGTTCGTCAGAGAGGGCGCGACATAATCGGCCGGGGTCGTCGCCGCAACGCCGGCGGTGTAGACGGCGCCCTGCACGACCGTTTCGACGAATTGCACATTGCCCGCGGCGGTGAGCGTGATCGATCCCGTTCCCGTGCGCACCAGCGTCGGAATATGAATCGTCGTGCTCGTCTCAGCGTCCGCGCTATAGACATAGCTCGTATGCCCGTCGATGACGACGCTGGCCGTCGGCGTCGTCGGATCGACGGTCTGCGTGAGCGAAACGACCGCGTTCGGATCGACCGATGCCTTGTTGCCGGAGAGGAAGCTCGCGCCGGCGACGAAATCATAAGAGAAGCTGTTCCCGAAGCTCGCCGGCATCAGGCTCGCCGCCGAGGTCGTGTTGGTCACCGCGACATTGCCGACGCTGTAGATCGCCGGATTATTGGCGATGAGATCGGCCGGATGCGCGGGATTGGGCGCGGTGGAGGATACATAACCCGGCTGCAGCGTCGTATAGGCCGGCGGCGCGTAGGGCGGCGTGACGGCGATGGCGGTGAGCACGCCATTCGCCGTATCGGCGCCAGCCGCGCTCGCGAGCGTCGGATTCCCGAGCAGCTCCACCAATGTGGACTGCGAGCTGTTGACGAGGTTGAGATTGATCACGCTGTAGAAATAAGCCGCCCATTGCGTCGCGTAATCGGCGGCGGAGGTCGTCGCGGAGCCATTCTCGGCGAATTGAATCGCGCCCAATCCATCGCTGATGTTGTAATAGGCCGAGGAGGTCGTCGGCGCGGTCGGCAGCGCCAGCGTCGACGGATCGATCGCGACGCTGCCGAACACGGCGGAGACGATCGCCGAATAATCGGCGTAGGAGACGATGTTGCCACCGGTCACGCCGGAAATGTCGCTGTTGCTCGCATTGACGTCGATGCCGTGCTTGTCGAGCCCGGTGATCTCGGTCTCATAGGCGCGGAACAGATCGAGATATTTAGCGTAATATTGATTGTACTGATCCACGACCTGCGCCGATCCGGCGACAACGGTCGGCGCGCGCAGCTCGAATTGCAGCCCGTCGAACACATTCTGCGGCAGGTTGAAATAATCCGCGCTCGCAGCCGAGGAATCGGCGGGGCCGGTGAGGCCGAAATCCGCCCAGGAGGCGACCGCGGCGACGAGATCATTGAGGCCGCTCGCCGAATAGCGCAGCACGCCGTTGGAGAACATGGTCAGATAGGTCTGATAGAGACCCGACGCGAGCTCCGCATTATAGAGCGTCGCCGCATCGGTCGCCTCGGAGCCGCCGACGTCATAGCGCACATAGAAGCCGTCGGTGATCGTCGCATTCACATCGATATTGTTGACGGCGCGCAGCACCAGCGTCCCCGGCTCGCCGCCATTGGTGGTGCGGTAGAGCAGATTGAACGCGCCATTGGAGGCGAGCGAGCCGGCGCCGAAATTCCAATTGCTGGCGACGGTGATGTCGCCATGATTGATGTCGGCGCTCGGATTATAGAGATCGATCTCCGGCCGCACGTGCAGAGCGCTGCGCACATTGGCGCCGAAGCGCGCCTCGACCGCCGCATTCGCCCCGCCGAACGGATCATTGACGAAGCCGAGCAGCGTCTGCTGATAGAAGGTCACATGATCGGCGTTGACGGCGCCGCTCGGCGTGAAGATGCCGGTCGTCTCGTCGGTCGTTCCGGCGATGCGCGTTCCATTGGCGTTGAACCAGCCGGCCGGATCGATCACGCCGTCGAAATGTCGCCCGCCGCCCGCGGTCGTCGGATCGGTCGTGCTCCACACGGCGAAGGCGTTCAGATCGACGCCGCTCGCGCCGATGACGCTGTCCGAGGCGTTCTCATAGAAGCTGACATTGACGTCGCGGGCGCCATTCGCGCCGACGACCACCGGTGCGCGCAGCGACACGGTTCCGCCCGTTCCGCCCTCTCCCGCGCTCACATCGATCGTCGCGCCGGAAGCGACGAGGATGCGGCCCGAGCCTGCGAGCGTCACGCGCTCGCTGCCGTCCGCATTCAGCGTGACGCCGTCCCAATATCCGGTCACGCCGAGCGTGATGCTGCCGCCATTGCGATTGAGATCGGCCTCGCCATTGGCGTAGCCGGGGTCGTCGGCCGAGGGCGCCGCATAGCGGGCGAGCAGCCGCGCGCCGGCGTTGATGGTGACGCCGCCCGTCGTCACGCCGGCGGAGTCCGTCACGCCAGCGCCATAGAGCGCGATGACGCCGCCCGTCGGCCCGCTCGCGTCGATCGCGCCATTGACGATGACGCTGCCGCTATTGGCGACCAGCCGCACCTCGGTGGAATTGAGCGTCACACCCTCCGGCACGATGAGATCGCCGTGACCGACCGCGGTCTCGAAGCGACGCGTGAAGCCGTTCCAGGGCAGATCGCCGACGATATGGCCCGTGCTCAGAACGAAGGTTCCGCCCGAATCCTTGAATTGCGCCGAGGCGTCGAAGACGCCGTTCAAGGTCGTCACGCCGTCGCCGCCCGTGGCGATATAGACGCCGCCCGCATAGCCATTGCCGGATGCCGAGACGTCGATCTTCGCTCCCGTGGCGATCGTCACATCGCCCTGCTGCGCGATGATGCGCACCGTTCCGCCGGGCGTGTCCTGCGTCACGTCGCCGAGCGTGATGCGCGTGCCGGCGGCGTCGGCCAGCGCGCCGTCGGCGAGCGTCACATCGCCCGTGGTCGCCGTCAGCGACAAGGTTCCGCCGAGCGCGGTCAGCACGCCGGCGCTCGTGATGCTCGCCGCTGTCAGCGACAGGCTGCCGCCGATCTCTGTCGGCGCCACCGCCGCCGCCGCGCCGGTCGAGCGGATCGTCAAGGCGCCGCTCGCGATCAGCGACTGCGCGCTTCCCGCCATTGCGATGACATTGGGCGAGGACAAGGCGACATCGGCGCGGCCGGACCCGTTGATCGCCGTCAGCGAGCCGGTCCCGGCGAAGCGAATGTCCTGGTCCGCCGCGAGGTCGATCCGGCTGAAGCCATTCGCCGTCATCGCGCCGGCGGCGCGCGTGATCGTCTGCGTCGCATCGAGCGTCAGCAGGCCATTTCGTCCCGAGAGGCCATTGGCGGCGGTCGCGGCGCCGCTGGTGTTGGTCAGGACGATATTGGTGGCGAAGAGGCTGGTGCTCCCGCCTTCGCCATAGAGCCCGCCGCCGTCGAGGCTGAACTCGCCGATGGGATGCGCGGCGTCACCGATCGACAATCCCGCAGCGTCGTGGAAATTAATGGCCGAAGCGCTACGGAGCCGCACCGAATCCGCGCCGGCGAAATTGGCGACAATAGCACTGCTCAGCACCAGCCCGCCGGAAGAACCGTCGCCGCCGAAGTCGATGATCTTCGCGGAGAGATCGAAGGCTTTCGCGGTGAGTGCGACTTGATCGCCGAGACGATTGGAGCCGCTCGAATCGAGAGTGAGCGCATTGGCCGCGATGCGGACATTGTCCGCGAGGACGATGGCGCCGTTCTGCTCCGTCGCGTTGCTGCGCGTGATCGCGACCATCGAGCCCGTGGAGACGCGCAGCAGCGAGCCGTCGCCGGCGACGACAATGTCGCGGTCGCCGCTCGCGGCCGTTCCGACGGCGGCGATGGAGGAGGCGCGGTCGACGACGATGCCGGCGCCGCCTCCGGTCGTGACGACCAGCAGCTCGGGAGCGGTCAAGCCATGCGCTGCGCTCGTGTCGATCTCGACATCGGTCGCAACGCTGGTCACGACGAGGCGCCCCGCGGAATCGACGCTCGACGAGCCGCCGATGAGCACGGTCGTCGCGCCGACACGGCTGATCTCATCGGCGTCGATGGTGAGATAGCCGGCTCGGCCCTGCGGCGCGGTCTTATCCGAGGCCAGCACGAGAATCTTCGCGGCGCTGATCGCCAATTGTCCGCCGACGCCTGCGACGTCCGAGGCCAGCGGGCTGACGCCGGCGCTGAAGTCGAACTCGCCGCCGATCGACAATTCGCTGCGCGCGGCGAATGTCAGCGCGCCGCCGTCCACCGGCAGAGCGGGAACGGCCGTTCCCGCGGTC
The sequence above is a segment of the Methylosinus trichosporium OB3b genome. Coding sequences within it:
- a CDS encoding filamentous haemagglutinin family protein; the protein is MTLRAHRHDAHRPAAFGQFRFAPLSRGRLLAGASAMALAVMVMRGFDVAAARPLGQGAGATAAPTVAIDATTAAAQQAAAIARQSQSTMTRATQAIQAMQAAQAAARAAAAGATTQPAIADGLGLGGGGVLPGLVRDPRATLNSSYWINADLPTQSVSNGKTEVTIKQNAAQAVMTWLYYNVSANTTVIYDQQGHADWVALNRIDATGAPSRILGQIKADGTVLLINPNGIIFGAGSQIDVHSLIASSLDIDGTAAASVFNGNAAYNKMTFDIEGLGAVTAFAPPNEAAANSNFVGSETGQGLFPIATLLGVTVGNSTRFSMGTMDGVTAAQRPGGGAIVVESGAALETSVNSTGDGGFVALLGTSVSNSGAITTKNGQIILAAQGSVLLSEPQSTATGVHTAIVVNQDFSAGQNPSNSTFSPPSLSGAGVVTNDGLLLAPSGAVTVYGERIEQEGVLAATTSVTRPGSITMSASGDVVFGANSVTAILPDEDSGTVPAGTATADYYASSLQPHIDISGDGVDFQSGSLLRAPGAAVAIHGSNSPVLLESGATIDVSGLADVQVPISNYLVTFVVTQNDVADSPLAAALVGTTVTIDTRLSGTRADGVSWVGSPVVDASGYATLIPKSIEEVLTVGGSLNVSGVTFIQQRGSIVDLSGGYVSYTGGAINTTRLVGADGRFYDIGAADPAIRYVGVAAAGGFTVAHSRWGVSETFINPLLNHPHYEDGYIAGASAGSLSISAVPILDGTIIARTVAGLRQRSNAIGGGATQQTSLEQLPAGASLTITGGGDYLLETSAQAGDDPYGLAGYSYGGDYSAPSTVALLTDRLSETGFGSITINGSGDIRPVVNMARGATLTVAAGGAVDLAGVQTIDGVINAAAGSITLTGSYNGASATSAPPPLVIGSNAVLNVRGLWVNDAGAVGDSLQGSAFVNGGSVSISTVASNYRLDANDDSQILDATQSIILSSGSVIDVSSGGYVGANGRLAFGADSLPLGRGGNLSLQTYVGGWVALNPQADVYNEHPTGGNLPNAATIVFGGTIRSEGLGVGGTFTLQAPTVTVDGETNAITSYTSGARSGEVVLPARFFADNGFSDYSLTSVYGSATVTAGTTVALRQTNYLTTDALTSLPTGADLREVATIGLAPDGLRNPVSFALQHVAYVYDESGPSATAGVRLDAGALIVAEAGLNAQASVKLESLGGSVTVLGSITAPGGEIDLRSERSNVSGTDRLEVTVGADAVLDVSGVFVRDPTQIAYRTGVALDGGSIDIFSERAIDVKRGARLLLDGTSTSVEIPSGSPFAGLVTQTIWSDGGSLTIDGPGSFAGTVSARGGAALASNGSLVVTAPTIIEQAGVVGVVISRYATEENFVIGVDTLNDSGFDSISLPDVSFVGSMSIATRGSLLLGGTLTSLIRSGDAPAKVEIDAGYVWLRESDVIPLNATTGRSSFDVSAQWIDIGTPDTTERDGGTQVAFRNFGSVSLTSADAIRLIGSNVSLPSNSYAGALSVVGDLTLRAAEIYPTSGTSFTLRASGKITVEQNGVASAPLSAGGAIILDARNIVQNGTLWAPFGQIVLGDATSTQSVTLGAGSLTSVSGAGLVVPYGYTVDGERWFVGATDYSTDYEGYRLTSSPTRAITLNGESVATRAGARLDLSGGGDFYASEFVAGVGGSRNVLAGSNVYALVPTSSSRVAAYDPTFAYSPVTGSDGGAVFDSSLLNATAGGAIYISGGNGVAAGYYTLMPGMYATLPGAYRVTLASSSSGSAASWSQTTMDGSIYMTGQLANLITGARSSQNVVFQLQAQSTWSRYSQIDITSGARYIQELALTAGTAVPALPVDGGALTFAARSELSIGGEFDFSAGVSPLASDVAGVGGQLAISAAKILVLASDKTAPQGRAGYLTIDADEISRVGATTVLIGGSSSVDSAGRLVVTSVATDVEIDTSAAHGLTAPELLVVTTGGGAGIVVDRASSIAAVGTAASGDRDIVVAGDGSLLRVSTGSMVAITRSNATEQNGAIVLADNVRIAANALTLDSSGSNRLGDQVALTAKAFDLSAKIIDFGGDGSSGGLVLSSAIVANFAGADSVRLRSASAINFHDAAGLSIGDAAHPIGEFSLDGGGLYGEGGSTSLFATNIVLTNTSGAATAANGLSGRNGLLTLDATQTITRAAGAMTANGFSRIDLAADQDIRFAGTGSLTAINGSGRADVALSSPNVIAMAGSAQSLIASGALTIRSTGAAAAVAPTEIGGSLSLTAASITSAGVLTALGGTLSLTATTGDVTLADGALADAAGTRITLGDVTQDTPGGTVRIIAQQGDVTIATGAKIDVSASGNGYAGGVYIATGGDGVTTLNGVFDASAQFKDSGGTFVLSTGHIVGDLPWNGFTRRFETAVGHGDLIVPEGVTLNSTEVRLVANSGSVIVNGAIDASGPTGGVIALYGAGVTDSAGVTTGGVTINAGARLLARYAAPSADDPGYANGEADLNRNGGSITLGVTGYWDGVTLNADGSERVTLAGSGRILVASGATIDVSAGEGGTGGTVSLRAPVVVGANGARDVNVSFYENASDSVIGASGVDLNAFAVWSTTDPTTAGGGRHFDGVIDPAGWFNANGTRIAGTTDETTGIFTPSGAVNADHVTFYQQTLLGFVNDPFGGANAAVEARFGANVRSALHVRPEIDLYNPSADINHGDITVASNWNFGAGSLASNGAFNLLYRTTNGGEPGTLVLRAVNNIDVNATITDGFYVRYDVGGSEATDAATLYNAELASGLYQTYLTMFSNGVLRYSASGLNDLVAAVASWADFGLTGPADSSAASADYFNLPQNVFDGLQFELRAPTVVAGSAQVVDQYNQYYAKYLDLFRAYETEITGLDKHGIDVNASNSDISGVTGGNIVSYADYSAIVSAVFGSVAIDPSTLALPTAPTTSSAYYNISDGLGAIQFAENGSATTSAADYATQWAAYFYSVINLNLVNSSQSTLVELLGNPTLASAAGADTANGVLTAIAVTPPYAPPAYTTLQPGYVSSTAPNPAHPADLIANNPAIYSVGNVAVTNTTSAASLMPASFGNSFSYDFVAGASFLSGNKASVDPNAVVSLTQTVDPTTPTASVVIDGHTSYVYSADAETSTTIHIPTLVRTGTGSITLTAAGNVQFVETVVQGAVYTAGVAATTPADYVAPSLTNAYLANPTGLLSTPAWGTGGGSVVVNAGGSIIGVASALESESWGDWFIHYGNSDGDGTPFSGCAGAATACQTAAYVNYATFFQQFGALGGGDITLRAGRDIIDVSASLPQTMLVAGGFTAADPAHAITYGGGNLLVQAGGDLNSSAFLVGRGAGRIEIGGSVQATTDNPIVGDESATSRPLLLAVQEGYISVVAKGDLTLGTLLDPTTTRQSDPDLLTYVQSLTPNALLPGFDGADNLLWGSSFTSYGARAGLSLVSVAGNVDALTLSVDNTLPDSSTVVASSSLLPPSLSVAALQGDVTIGSGDARMMLAYPTDNAGHDSASLTLAAAGSINVDLTLDAPTAAVVGSATNEANYVNPLGLSSYTLAPTAWTTSAPVLVSAGVDLDGSLSVDRPTQLRVGRDIGSDNFTFTGVNFTDTDVTSVVAGRDIGGAYHLYGPGALLMQAGRNIRRPLNASADSVFSIYTIGNGSGGALADGVVPTLHSYLPDKGASIFVLYGVASGVDYDKATRLYVDPASAATSGVDLLSYISASLGETREAAWTSFQSLSAARQHLLIDEALLSFRYDQAIKLYVDPASAGTGGVDFLTFIAKSLGQSREAAWSSFQSLSETRRRLLVDEAFLSFLTSVVTDYGNASSPYYQTYARAYAVIDTLFPKSERDDPAAVGRLVTPYSLIETQAGGDINIIGPVGGIRVGSAGRDTLTPDEEGILTLRGGSIRIYTDQTVLVNQSRVMTQQGGNVEIFSGNGDIDAGSGPKTYVANPVLSKVCNYATGYCAVNPQGLVTGAGIGAIVTLPTQDPSLSNAVLSAPRGTVDAGAAGIRVSGNIVIVAQTVLNGSNISIGGSASGLPTSASSANVGALTAASSTAGAAAKSVATPQAGAGGSDAPSIITVEVLGYGGSENDAEGAGASAPASAGGAEDQKRRRR